One stretch of Nicotiana tabacum cultivar K326 chromosome 18, ASM71507v2, whole genome shotgun sequence DNA includes these proteins:
- the LOC107826721 gene encoding uncharacterized protein LOC107826721 isoform X1 translates to MSAASTSAPPPQWVQEMANMRSQLNALTSLFQMKIGNIPRSLLTYFRLLHSVRSILNYDGEGRSFTETIYKDATLGIPRSAPNLGDGIGVGVGDGIGDGVGDGIGGGVGDGVPSPTGPRRSFDGSNYENGANNN, encoded by the exons ATGAGCGCAGCTAGCACTAGTGCTCCACCTCCACAATGGGTGCAAGAGATGGCAAATATGAGATCACAATTAAATGCGCTAACAAGCTTATTTCAAATGAAAATAGGAAATATCCCGAGGAGTTTGCTCACTTATTTCCGACTCCTTCACAG TGTCCGTAGCATTTTAAATTATGATGGAGAAGGCAGATCCTTCACAGAAACTATATACAAGGATGCGACTTTGGGAATTCCCAGATCA GCACCCAATCTAGGAGATGGCATTGGAGTTGGCGTTGGAGATGGCATTGGAGATGGCGTTGGAGATGGCATTGGAGGTGGCGTTGGAGATGGCGTTCCGTCACCAACTGGGCCTAGAAGATCCTTTGACGGAAGTAACTATGAAAATGGAGCAAACAATAATTAG
- the LOC107826721 gene encoding uncharacterized protein LOC107826721 isoform X2, giving the protein MGARDGKYEITIKCANKLISNENRKYPEEFAHLFPTPSQAPNLGDGIGVGVGDGIGDGVGDGIGGGVGDGVPSPTGPRRSFDGSNYENGANNN; this is encoded by the exons ATGGGTGCAAGAGATGGCAAATATGAGATCACAATTAAATGCGCTAACAAGCTTATTTCAAATGAAAATAGGAAATATCCCGAGGAGTTTGCTCACTTATTTCCGACTCCTTCACAG GCACCCAATCTAGGAGATGGCATTGGAGTTGGCGTTGGAGATGGCATTGGAGATGGCGTTGGAGATGGCATTGGAGGTGGCGTTGGAGATGGCGTTCCGTCACCAACTGGGCCTAGAAGATCCTTTGACGGAAGTAACTATGAAAATGGAGCAAACAATAATTAG